The nucleotide window ATAGGTCCTACCATACCATTATACAGTTTCCATCGGGGAACTTCTTTTCCTTTTGTTTTTATTACAATAGGAGCTTCGGTAGCTGTCCACGGATAATTACTTATTGTTTCTTTCTTTTCAACAATAAATTCTTTAGCTATATTTTCTTTCTGTAGATTGTGGCTCAAAAGGGCGTAGTTCCATGGTGAATTGGAAGTTACTTCGTAATACCAGTCTCCATATTGGCCTTTTCTGTTTTCAGGAAGATCTTTTTTCTCCCATTTTTCATCCATTTTCAAGGCATAAATCAGAGGTCCACGTTCGATAACGGCTGCATTATTATACCAATAGCTGGCTTTGACTTCTGCCGGAAATTCGATACTTATATTATCTCCATTTTTCCATTCTCGATTGATTCGCATTGTATTTTTTGCGAAGAGTTCAGGTGAAACTTCTTGCCCGTTGAGCCGTACTATTGGTTTTTTACACCATTCGGGAATTCTGAAATGAACCGGAAACGCAGCCGATTTAGTCTTTTTATCGGCAAAAGAAAGTTTCAGATTTATTTTTTCGTCGAATGGATAATTTGTTGTTTCTGTGATATTCACCATTATATTGCCTGCTACTTTTGCCGTAACTTTACAGGGGGCATATACCATAGCGGCAATTCCGTTATCATCAGTCGCATACCAAAGGTTTTGTACAAATTTCGGCCATCCTTGATGCAGGTTTGAGGTACAACATGGATATCCGGTAAGTGTACCGAAAAGAATATCGGTATCGTCATGAGGAGTAGTAAAGTTACGGAATGCCGGGGTCACCGTTACTTGATTTACTTGTTGATAATATTGGCGCCCTTTAAAGTCGTCTGATACTTGAGTAGGTAACGCATTGTAGGTAACTCGTTCTAAATGGTCGGCCCATTGTACATCACCTGTAACTTTCAGCATTTCTTCGAGAGAATACATCATTTCTACCGCAGTGCAAAGTTCAGAACCCTGTGTGGGGTTACCGAATTGTAATAGTTCGTCGCCACCCCACAATCCGGTCGGGAATCCGATTGTATGCCTTATTGTGCGAACTGCTTTTTTTACAGCATCGATGTGATTGGGATCTTTACTATATTGCCAATAAATAACCGGCTCTTTAAATCCTTGTGCCAGATTTACGCAATGCAGGCTGTTTTGGCGATATAAATGATCTTGGTTGAGAAAAATATCGGTCCAGTTAAATGTTTGTTTGTGTATGAGTTCACCCAGATCGAGTAAAAATTTATCTCCGGTTATATTATACAACCAGTACACGATGAGAAGGTTGTCACCGCCACGTTGTTCGGCCCAAAATGTCCATCTGCCAAGGGGATTTTGGGGAAGTTCTTCAAGTTGGTATTTAAAATAATTTGTTAAGAAATCGATCACTCGTTTATCCTGCGTTGCCATGTAATATTGTTGCATTACTTTTAGCATAACCATTTTAGGCCACCAGTCTTTCGAGTTGTCCCGTTGTAATCCCGGTTCGTAACTGCGGTCGGTATCGGGGCCGAAGTAACCGTTTTCTTTTTGAGATGCTAAAGTCCACTCGATCCACGGTTGTACTTTCGCGATCATCTCTTTGTCTTTTAGAATATATGCTAACGGCAGGAGACCGTCAATCCAGTACGGGCCGCGTTCCCATACATCGCCATCTCCCCCCAGCCATCCGTTACGGGGTCCCATGACTTGTGGATAAATCTCATCGAGATTTCCGGTTAGGCCATCCCGCATTCTAACGAGTTGTTCTTCTAACCATCCGGTAGGAGTAATCGCTCCTAAGGGAAGTTCCATATACGGTTTTGTAAGCAGAGGATACCGGTTGTTTTGGTATATCGGTTGATCTTTACCGGAATTGGCAGCCTTAGAAGGGCATACCATCAACAGGGAGCAGCATGCTGCAAATAAGATTTTTTTCATTGGTTATTAGGTAATGTGATGAAATATTTCTCAGACAATCGATTACTGATTGTCATTTTTGCAAATATAATAAAATACGGTAAGATTATGGATATAATGAAATAAAAAAGACAGGGATAACTCCCTGTCTTTTTTAGAATGTCGGGTGAAGATTAATCTTCCTGTTCTACACCCCATTGTTGTTTGGCCAAACGTTTATAGTTGTTATATCTCCATTTAGCATTTTTCATTGCAGCGTCGAAAAGTTCATCGGCTTCTGCAGGATATTGTTTCATTACGGAAGCGTAACGTACCTCTCCTTTGAGGAAGTCTTTGAATTTATCCCATTGAGGTTCTTTGCTGTCTAATGTAAACGGATTTTTTCCTTCTTCTTCGAGAGCAGGATTATAACGCCATAATTGCCAGTATCCGCATTCTACGGCAGCAGCTTCTTCGGCCTGCGATTTACCCATACCTTTCTTTAATCCGTGGTTGATACAGGGTGAATAAGCAATGATAATAGATGGTCCGTCGTATGCTTCGGCTTCGCGTATCGCTTTTAGGGTTTGTGCCTGATCGGCTCCCATAGCAATTTGAGCGCAATATACATAACCGTAAGTAGATGCGATAAGTCCCAAATCTTTTTTACGGATACGTTTTCCGGCTGCAGCGAATTTTGCGATTGCTCCTACCGGAGTGGCTTTTGAAGCCTGCCCACCAGTATTGGAATATACTTCGGTATCGAGAACGAGTATATTTACATTTTTGCCTGAAGCCAGTACGTGATCGAGGCCACCGAAACCGATATCGTATGAAGCGCCGTCACCACCGATAATCCATTGTGATTTCTTGATGAGGTATTTCGATAGCGAAGCGATTTCTTTACAAATTTCGCATTTATCGGCATTGGCTTTTACGATCGGAGTGATTTGAGCTTCGAGTTCGATCGAACGGTCGGTGTTTTCCTTATCGGCAATCCATTGTGTGAAAAGGTCTTTCAGGTCGGCAGGGCAAGAATCGCTTTCTATGGCTTGTGTCATCAGTTTTACGAGACGTTCACGCATTTTTTCTACGGCGAGAACCATACCCATACCGAATTCTGCAAAGTCTTCGAACAATGAGTTCGCCCATGCTACGCCATGGCCTTTTTCGTTAGTCGTATAAGGAGTAGAAGGTATAGAACCAGAATAGATCGAAGAACATCCTGTTGCATTCGATACCATTTCGCGGTCACCGAAAAGTTGTGAGATAAGTTTTACATACGGTGTTTCACCGCAACCAGAGCATGCTCCTGAGAATTCGAAGAGCGGTGTAGCAAACTGTGAATTTTTCACGTTGGCTTTGACATCTACCAGATGTTGCTTGCTTTTCACGTCTTCTATACAGTAGTTCCAGTTCGGAACCTGATCTAACTGGGTTTCAAGCGCTTTCATGGCAAGTGCTTTTCCGTTTTTGTTACCCGGACATACATCGGCACAATTACCACAACCCAAACAGTCGAGTACATCTACCTGAATGCGGAAAGTCATTCCGTCAAAAGCTTTACCTACAGCTTTTATCGAGGGGAAGTTAGCACCTTCCTGTTCTTTTGCATCGAGAACGAACGGACGTATCGAAGCGTGAGGACAAACATAGGCGCATTTATTACATTGAATACAGTTTTCGGGAGTCCATTCGGGAACGAAAGCCGCAACCCCGCGTTTTTCGTATTTAGCTGTACCCTGAGGCCAGGTACCGTCTTCGATTCCTTTAAATGCCGAAACAGGAAGCAGGTCTCCGTCTTGTGCGTTGATAGGACGTACTACTTCGTTGATGAAAGCCGGGTCGTTGTTCGATACCACTTCGTCATCGGGAAGATTGGCCCATGCCGGATCAACTGTTAATTTTTTGTATTCACCACCGCGATCGACAGCAGCATAGTTTTTATTTACGACATCTTCGCCTTTCTTTCCATAAGATTTAACGATGAATTTCTTCATCTGTTCTATAGCAAGATCAACTGGAATAACTTCGGTAATACGGAAGAATGCCGATTGCAAAATTGTGTTGGTACGATTTCCTAATCCGATTTCTTGAGCGATCTGCGTTGCGTT belongs to Coprobacter tertius and includes:
- a CDS encoding beta-L-arabinofuranosidase domain-containing protein; amino-acid sequence: MKKILFAACCSLLMVCPSKAANSGKDQPIYQNNRYPLLTKPYMELPLGAITPTGWLEEQLVRMRDGLTGNLDEIYPQVMGPRNGWLGGDGDVWERGPYWIDGLLPLAYILKDKEMIAKVQPWIEWTLASQKENGYFGPDTDRSYEPGLQRDNSKDWWPKMVMLKVMQQYYMATQDKRVIDFLTNYFKYQLEELPQNPLGRWTFWAEQRGGDNLLIVYWLYNITGDKFLLDLGELIHKQTFNWTDIFLNQDHLYRQNSLHCVNLAQGFKEPVIYWQYSKDPNHIDAVKKAVRTIRHTIGFPTGLWGGDELLQFGNPTQGSELCTAVEMMYSLEEMLKVTGDVQWADHLERVTYNALPTQVSDDFKGRQYYQQVNQVTVTPAFRNFTTPHDDTDILFGTLTGYPCCTSNLHQGWPKFVQNLWYATDDNGIAAMVYAPCKVTAKVAGNIMVNITETTNYPFDEKINLKLSFADKKTKSAAFPVHFRIPEWCKKPIVRLNGQEVSPELFAKNTMRINREWKNGDNISIEFPAEVKASYWYNNAAVIERGPLIYALKMDEKWEKKDLPENRKGQYGDWYYEVTSNSPWNYALLSHNLQKENIAKEFIVEKKETISNYPWTATEAPIVIKTKGKEVPRWKLYNGMVGPINYLTQHNNDGGEIRDIQLIPYGCTTLRITEFPVR
- the nifJ gene encoding pyruvate:ferredoxin (flavodoxin) oxidoreductase, with protein sequence MTKQKKMLTCDGNQAAAHISYMFSEVAAIYPITPSSTMAEYVDEWAAAGRKNIFGETVLVQEMQSEAGAAGAVHGSLQAGALTTTYTASQGLLLMIPNMYKIAGEFLPCVFHVSARTIASHALCIFGDHQDVMSARQTGFAMLAEGSVQEVMDLAGVAHLSTIKSRVPFVNFFDGFRTSHEIQKIEMLDNEDLAPLIDQKALQEFRNRALNPESPVARGMAENPDTFFQHRESCNPYYESVPAIVEEYMNEISKITGRKYGLFDYYGAEDADRVIIAMGSVTEAAREAIDYLISKGEKVGLVSVHLYRPFSAKHFLAAVPKTAKRIAVLDRTKEPGATGEPLYLDVKDVFYGKENAPEIVGGRYGLGSKDTTPSQILSVFENLSLPMPKNNFTIGIVDDVTFTSLPQKEEIALGGEGMFEAKFFGLGADGTVGANKNSVKIIGDNTDKHCQAYFSYDSKKSGGFTCSHLRFGDNPIRSTYLVNTPNFVACHVQAYLRMYDVTRGLRENGTFLLNTIWSEDELAKHLPNKVKRYFAQKNISVYYINATQIAQEIGLGNRTNTILQSAFFRITEVIPVDLAIEQMKKFIVKSYGKKGEDVVNKNYAAVDRGGEYKKLTVDPAWANLPDDEVVSNNDPAFINEVVRPINAQDGDLLPVSAFKGIEDGTWPQGTAKYEKRGVAAFVPEWTPENCIQCNKCAYVCPHASIRPFVLDAKEQEGANFPSIKAVGKAFDGMTFRIQVDVLDCLGCGNCADVCPGNKNGKALAMKALETQLDQVPNWNYCIEDVKSKQHLVDVKANVKNSQFATPLFEFSGACSGCGETPYVKLISQLFGDREMVSNATGCSSIYSGSIPSTPYTTNEKGHGVAWANSLFEDFAEFGMGMVLAVEKMRERLVKLMTQAIESDSCPADLKDLFTQWIADKENTDRSIELEAQITPIVKANADKCEICKEIASLSKYLIKKSQWIIGGDGASYDIGFGGLDHVLASGKNVNILVLDTEVYSNTGGQASKATPVGAIAKFAAAGKRIRKKDLGLIASTYGYVYCAQIAMGADQAQTLKAIREAEAYDGPSIIIAYSPCINHGLKKGMGKSQAEEAAAVECGYWQLWRYNPALEEEGKNPFTLDSKEPQWDKFKDFLKGEVRYASVMKQYPAEADELFDAAMKNAKWRYNNYKRLAKQQWGVEQED